The DNA window TTATTATCGCTAACATCGAAGATCTCAGCTAACATCTAAAAGTTCAATAAAAACAGAAAGGGATGACTTTCCTAAAACCTGAATGGGCTATAATTAAAATGAAGTCAGCAATTTTCATTTTCTATTTCATACTCAGCTTCGTAGATCTAATTTTTTTCTCTGCTGGTAATAGCGGGGATGGTGTTACAATTTATCATTTATTAATAATTCTACAACAACCATTTCTGCTCTCATTTTATTTTATTTTTTTATACTACTTAATAAATGAAAGATTGGATAAGTCCAAACTTCAACAAAATATCGTATTATTATTGTTAGTGGTCGCTTTAGACATTGTTAAAATTGGAATTTTTAACTATCACCCATTCTTACCGATCCATGCGATTTTCAATTTCCAATCAAAATCTGAAAAAATGATTAAAGAACAAAAGGAAAGAAGAGCGAAATATAAATCGTTATATTTAAGCAAACCCTTTTTAGAAAATATATTGTTTGAGAATGATAAATTACAGACAGACTCTCAATACAATGGTCCAATAAAGAGTATTCCTTTCCATTTCAAGAAGGATTCCTATTTCACATTAAATAACTTTATAGATTTAAAATATGCAAATATACTTTCCTTTGAAAACGTTCAAAATTATTCTACAGAAACTTCAACAACTCTTTACGATAAACTAATCGAGTATCGAACAGAGAGTGGGAGGATTAGCTTTCTTATTCTTAAAGATACTATTCAAAGTTGCATTCATGACGATTCTTTTCTACAAACAAAGTTTGAATTTTTGAATAAATGTCATCAAAAGTCTGCTTATTATACTGGATTTTGGGATTCTATTTTAGTAATTTATTGTTCGCAACGAAAATTGAATTTCAGATATTCAAACGAATGCGATTCGGTTCATTATTAAATTCTATAGTATTCATTTCCAACAGCTCTCGCTCCTCATGGGTCGCTGCGGAAGGTAACTGCGAGTCCCGGTAGGTACAGAGGAACGGCATCTTCTCTCAGGTATCTATTTTTGTATTTTTGTTAAAAGCTCAATATGCCATTGAAAGATTTCTTGTATTGGAGTTTCTAAACGAAATCCTATTTTTGAATATAGTCTTTGATAAAAAGGAAAATGACCGAGGCATAAATTCTGGTCAGCGGAGAAAAACTTTTGATTTTCCCGCCAGACAGCAATTGAGAATTGAAACGGATCTTTCACGGAACTTCTAATAGACGGATCGACATACGGAAACGCATAAGGGACTCTTTGTTGGAAGTCTCCAAAATCGATTAATAGACCACAATGATCCTCCTTGCTAAATGCATAAAGATCTCTTGCATCCAATAGATCGTAATTTTCAGGACTGATATTGAAGGAAAAAAAACTATCGATCGAAATATTTAATTTAGCTTTTAGATATGATTTCGCCTCACTCATTGTTTTTCCGGTATAAATATCATCATCATATAAAAGAATATCGCTACGACCAGATAAATCCTTTAATTTTGAATCCTCATTGAACATTTCCATCTTGTAGCCAAGTTTCCGATGCCCATGTAAGTCGAAAATTCTAGAAACGGATAGATTATAATTTAAAGGAACCATAGGATCTAAACTGATCATATTTTCCGTAGACATTAACTTTAGTTTTTCTCTTTGCTTTTCGAGAGAAACTACTTCAACGATCTTAAAAAACTTAGAAAGAAATTCAGGGATGGGATATCCATCGTCTCGGACTTTAAGGTTCTTATCGTAAAAATCCTTTTTCTTATAAAATTTTCTAATCTCCGAAGAAGAGCTGCCATTCTCACCTTGAGCAAGATAAACGGATTCCTGATTCTTTACGTCGACTTCGTATCCGTTTCGAGTAACAACAACACATCCGTCTTCACTATATTTGAAAGCTTCTGCAAAACGAAAGTTATCTCCACCGCAAAGAAAAAAAATCTTAGTCTTTAATTTTGCGTTTCGCTCCAAATATTTTTTGAGCCGAAAAACAACGTCCGTAAAATTAATACTCGTTTGATTGAAAACCCCATTCCAAGGATCCAAACCGATCCAAGGATAATCTTCAATCTTTTCGGTTACGATTCGATTTCTTTCATAAATATTTAAGAAGGAATTCGTTTTAGGACCGACATAGTCGTCATGATCAGGGGAGATATAACCTCCTAAAACTTCGTAGCCTTCCTTTTCTAACGATTCTTTTGCAATGATCATCATTTCAAGGTGGCCGTCATGTATAGGACATAGAGCACCCGTAAGCAATAGTACACAGTGATTATCAGTTTTAGGTTTTTCTAAGAAAGCGTAGGGAGTACATAAAATAGAAGTGGTAGCGCCAATATCTACGTTATCTAAATTTAGATCTTCGAAAAAACCTGCTTTTAGCACAGCGTCTATCCCTTCTTCTTGGAAGAGTTTGCCGTAATAATAGTCCCGCTGAATTTTCCAGGTCTGAATCATATTCATAAAGATTTTGCTCTATATATTATATCACCGCGAATAATGATCCGGGGATGGTCCTTTTCTCCCAAATATACATCCACATCATGACAGATTCTATGGTCGAAGATTAATATCGAACCTTCTTGAGGCAAAAAGGAAGACAATACTTCTTCCTCAAGGACTCTTCTATCCCAATCTGAATGATCCCTTTCCCATACATTAATATTTTCTAAATTATCCCGAATAAATCGAGTTGCGCCTGATTCATTCGTTGTTAAATAGATGACAAAAGACTTTAAAGTCCTATGAATCCCGTCTTCATATATGAATCCTGCATCGTAGTGGGCATAATGTTCACCACCCGATTCGTATTTCATAAAGCGAAACAGTGGACTAACTTGCACTGGAATCCAAATCGGATTTTTCTTTGGATTTTCTTGCCACCAATCTGTGGAAGTTTTCTCTGAGCAAAATTTTTCACTTAGGTGAGGGACAATAAGTTCGGAAAGCATATTTGCAAGCTGAAGGGACCATCCGGTGGCTCTTTGGCTTCCGATTCCATAGTTTCGGTTCATGAGACCGTTGACCGATACTGGAGCTAAAATCATCGAATCAAAAAATAATTCCCTAAGTGAATGACAAGTTTCGGAATCTAAAAAATTCATCCAATAGTCGACTTCCGTTAAAATGGTGTCCCTTTTGGAAAAATTTAGACCTGTTTGAATCCGGAAAGCTATCGCCGGCATTTCCCAGAAGCCGGGAACTTTTGTATGTTCAGGTTTCTTATGAAGTATCAAGACCAGCCCCCATCAACAATTCGCCTCATAACATCTATAAATCTGGATGGAAGCCCAACTTTGTATTTATGAAGATTTTTTTGATGTATCGATTCTATATTTTCAAAACTTTGAATCGTTTTGGCAGAAAGAAGGTGAATTACTTTTTGAAAATCGAGGTTGAAATCTTTCAATAAAATAAAGAATCGAATATCTTCATAATTTGCACCGATCATTTCTTGATCAGTTCTCCCATCAAAAATGTCTCCTGTGGGCTCCGCCTGAATGATCTCCTCCGGAATCTTTATACTATTAGCAATAGTATAAACTTCATTTTTGTGTAAATCTGCTATCGGCTGTAAATCGACCATTCCATCGGAGGCCTTTCCATAAAATCCTAAATACGCCCCTTCATCTCTATTGGTTGTGCCTACTACGATCGATCTATAATTTTGTTCTTGTAAAAGTGCAGCGTGAAAATAGAGATAAGGGACTCGGATAATAGAAAGCAATTGACCTGCCGACCAGGGGGAGTATTTACCTTCTTCTAAGCGAAGATAACTCTCTTGAACTTGAGTTAGATCTTTTTGAAAGAATTCAATTTTATTATTTTGTGAACTGAAAGTTGATTTTAAGAGTTCAAATTTTCTTAAAGCCTCTTTTTGGCCAGTTGCACCGACACTAAAAATCGGAAGTGCCATCCCTAATATCTTTTTAATCGGGGAATTAGATTCCTGCGAAGCGAGACTTAATAATCCTAGAACGACGGATGAGTCTACCCCTCCAGATAATCCGATAACACAACTGTCTAAATTTTCTATTTTAAAAAATTCGTTTATGCGCTGGATTTTCCTCTGCAAATGAATTTTTAGATCGAAACCTCTATTAACATCCAGAAAACTTCTTAATTCCAATTCGGTTTTTAAAGTTCGAACCATATCTGAAATAAAAGACAAGGAAGGACTATTAAGATCTGTCATAAGAATATCGTTTTTCATAGATCAAAACTAATTCCTTGTTTTATCATTTTTTTATACTTCGACTTATTGAATTGATAAAGTTGAGCAGCTCTGTGAGCTACGTTTTCCTCGAATTCTTTCGTAGGATCTAGTATGTCAAATTGTAGTATCCTTTTTCGAAAATTGCGCTTATCTAGATCCTTCTCTAAAATGATTTCGTATAATCTCTGTAATTGTGTAAGAGTGAATTTACTTGGAAGCAATTCGAAACCAATCGGTTGATAACGCAGTTTCCCTTTTAAACGAGCTAATGCCACTTCTACTATTTTATCATGATCAAATGCCAACTTTGGCAATTCTCGAACATTATACCAGACAGCCCTATCGGCGTCTGTGGAAGCTTGAACAAAATGGTTATGCAAATTTACAAGGGAATAGTAAGCAATTGAGACGACTCGCTCCCGGGGATCGCGATCTATTTGGCCAAAAGTGTATAGTTGCTCTAAAAAAATATTCTTTAACCCGGTTTCCTCTTTGAGCTCTCGAATGGCAGCTTCATCAATCGTCTCTTCGATTCGTACGAATCCGCCAGGCAGCGCCCAATGTCCGCGAAACGGATCGATACCTCTTTGGATGATAAGGATCTGCAGCTTATCTTCATTAACACCAAAGACTACACAATCGACCGTTAAGCTTGGTCTTGCAAATTTGTATGAATACATTGTATTATTTTTCATTGGATCCGTAAGAAATGATAATCAGTTCCTGAAAATCACTTAAAAGTGTATAATATACACTAACTAAATCAACAAAAAATGCGAACTTAGATAAAAATAAAGGCCCAATAGCAAAGCTTAAATAGCCCGCTGTTTTGATTCTAAGAATATCTCTCGAACTCCCCGCGAAGGATCGAGCCGGGGTCACAAAAATCGCCGATGCGATTCCCGCAAAACGGCTACATTCGCCTGAAGTTCGGCTACACGAATAATCTCTCCAAAAAGAACTTCTCATATCCTTAATAGATCTGAATAGGAAATACCGCTTATATAAAGCATCTCTAATTAAGGAGAATACCTATGAAGATTATTATTACCGGTTCACTGGGACATATCAGTAAACCACTCGTTGAAGAATTGATTCGAAAGGGTCATTCAGTTACCGTTATTAGTAGCAACCCGGAACGTACAAAAGAAATAGAAACAATAGGCGCTATTCCTTCTATCGGCAAAATGGAAGATAGCGAATTCTTATCGCAAACATTTCAGGGCGCGGATATAGTCTATGCTATGGAAGCGATCGGCTACGAGAGCTTTTTTGATCATAACCTGGATATAATGGAAACAATTCGCCGGATTGCTAATAGTTATAAAATAGCCATAGAACAATCCGGAATTAGGAGAGTGATCCATTTGAGTAGCATAGGAGCGCATACAAATTCGGATAGTGGGATACTTGCTTTTCATCATGAGGCAGAGAATATTTTAAGAAAATTACCGAGTGACGTTTCGATTAAGTTTATGCGGCCGGTAGGATTTTATTATAATATGTTCGCATTTATACAAACGATAAAGTCAAGAGGATCCATCATATCCAATTATGGGGGAGATGAAATAGAGCCTTGGGTTTCTCCTTCGGATATTGCAAAGGTGATTGCAGAAGAAATTGAAAAACCTTTCGAAGGAAGAAGTATCCGCTATATCGCAAGTGATGAAATTTCACCGAACGAAATCGCGAAAATTTTGGGTGAAGCGATTGGAAAGCCTGATCTAAAATGGACAATCATTTCTGATGAAGAATCATTGAACGGCATGATCGCGGCAGGAATGAATCCAAAAACTGCAAAAGGTTTTATGGAAATGAATGCGTCCAGAAGAGGTGGAGTGTTATATGAGGATTATTTCCGAAATCAACCTATATTGGAAAGGACCAAATTAAAGGACTTTGCTAAAGATTTTGCTACGGCTTATGAGAGAATGAAATAGGCTCACCGTGAAAGAGATTCAAAAACCATATAGAATTAAGACCATCAGCGAGTTTCATCAGTTGAGAGGTTTGCCAAAACCTGAACATCCTCTGATCAGTGTAGTGGATTATGGATCTATTATACATTCTCCGGACTTCAATCTCACAAGTTGGACTCTCGATTTTTATTCCATTTCTTTAAAAAGGAACTCTGCCGTAAAAATGAAATACGGGCAGCAGGAATATGATTTTGACGATGGTATCTTGTTCTTTATGGCTCCCGGTCAAGTTTTTAGGATCGAGATCGGTCTAGACAGAAAACCGGAACATTCCGGGTGGATCTTATTGATCCATCCGGACTTCATCTGGAATTCCGTATTGGCTAAGAATATTCGAAAATACGAATATTTCGATTATTCGGTGAACGAGGCTCTATTCCTTTCTGAAAAAGAGGAAGTCGTATTGAACGATATTGTCGGTAACATTAGGCAAGAATATCATTCCAATATCGATAAATTCAGCCAGGATATTATCATTTCCCATATTACTACCCTACTTAATTATGCGGAGAGATTTTATCATCGTCAATTTATCACAAGAAAGATCACGAATCATAAAATTTTGGATCGTTTGGAAGGAATTTTAGTAGAGTATTTTAGAGAAGGAGACTTAAGAGAAAAAGGTTTACCTTCGGTCCAATACGTAGCGGATCTATTGAATGTTTCTCCGAAATATTTGAGCGGGCTACTGAACGTATTAACCGGTCAGAGTACTCAGCAGCATATTCATAATAAGTTGATCGAACAGGCAAAAGAAAGATTGTCTACTACCGATTTGCCAATAACCGCAATCGCTTATGAATTAGGTTTCGAACACTCTCAATCTTTTAGTAAATTATTCAAGAGTAAGACAAAACTTACTCCTGTGGAATTTCGTCGTTCGTTCAATTGATATCGTCCTTGGATCGAAAAATCATATATGAAGAACCGAAACCTAAGTATAGAATTCCTTGCAATTTTAAAGCTTTTCTTTTAGTCTAATAATCCTCTGGGCAACCGGAGTCTTATGGCATCTTAAACAAACCCACCCCAATCGATTTTTTATAATCTGCGCTCGGACAGCGTAAAGGGTTTGTTATGCAATCAAGTATCGTCGCAAATGACGTCTCTTTCGAATTTTCGGACGGGCGTATTCTATTTCAAAATCTTAATTTTTCTCTTGGACCAGAACGTACTGCTCTTGTGGGTCCAAACGGTATCGGAAAGACGTATCTTGCTAGATTGATCTCAGGAGAGATCGAAACGAGCAAAGGTAAAATTTCCAGGAATTCTCCAGTCTCTTATTTACCCCAAAGAGAAAAACCGGAACGGATCACTGTGGAAGAATTTTTACAAAATTATTCTTGGTCACTCCACGGAGAAAAACTTTTAACAGGGATTGATCGAAACCGTTTCTGTGATCAATTGAGCGGAGGACAATGGATGAGGGTACGTCTTGCCGAAAGACTGGAAGATCAATTTTTAATCCTGGATGAACCCACAAATGATCTGGACCAAGGAGCGAAAAATGTTTTGATCCGATTTCTAAAAGAATACGAATACGGATTTCTACTAATATCTCATGATAGAGAATGCCTGAAACTATGTGAAACCATTTTAGAATTATCTAATCTGGGTTTGAACAAATACGGAGGAGGTTGGAGTTCCTACGAAGAAACGAAAGAAAAAGAAAGAAAAAATTCTTTGGCCGCCTTGGAAAAAGCGAGAAGAGAAAGAGATATTGCACAAGCAGAAAGAATTGAACAAATAGAAAGACAGGAAAAAAGAAATCGCAAAGGGGCAAAATCGGCAGCAAAGGGAGGAACACCTAAAATTTTACTAGGAGCTCGTAAGAGTAATGCTCAAAGCACTTCAGGAAAAGTAAATTCTTCCAGTTTAGAAAAAGCGAATGATAAGATAAGAGAAGTTTATGATAAAATGGATCGAATAAAAATAGATCCGGTCATGTATGCGAACCTTTCCGGAAAAGAAATACCTTCTCAAAAATTAGTAGCAGAAGCAAATGATTTCAACATTCGATTCCAGGATTGGATCTATAAGGAAAATTTAAACTTCTCCTGGAAAGGAAACATTAGGATTGCGATCAAAGGTGCAAACGGATCCGGAAAATCCACCTTATTACAAGCGCTACTTGGTTCCAATATTAAAACAAGAGGTTCAATTACTTTAGGAAAATTGAATACTCTATATATAGACCAAAGATGTAACCAATTAGATGATTCTAAGAGCATTTTTGAAAATGTAAGAGATGTTTCCATATTGGATGAAAGTGAGATCCGAAATGGGCTCGCGAAATTCTTATTTTTTAAGGATACGGTTTTTCAGAAGGTGCATACGCTGAGCGGAGGAGAACGTCTGAGGGCAGCATTGGCAAGAGGACTTTTAAGTACGGAAAAAGTGGAACTTCTACTTTTAGATGAACCCACAAATAATTTGGATTTGGGAAATATAAGATTTCTGGAAGGACTGATCCTTGAATTTAAGGCGGCGATTATTGTCGCTTCTCACGATGAGCTGTTTTTAGAAAACTGCGGGATCCAAGAAGAATTTACGATAAAACACATTCTAAATGTGACCAATTAGTCATTTTTTCTTGACATTTCTCAAAGCTCCTGTATATCACTCCCTCTAAATATAGAATACGGAGAGAAAGATGTTCCTTCCTAAAGCTCCCCCCTATGATGCCTTGGCCTGGGCGAAAATGTCGTTCGCGGACAGGGCACGTTTGTCCTGCCAAGCCTGGGCGGTCCAAGGTTATGGCTCCCCTCTTGGAGCATATATCGTTTACGTCTTAAAGATAGCATTATACATCGCAGGTTGGATTTATTTCTGCTCTTTCAGCCCTGGTCTCGGAACCTGGGGAACCATCTCTTGGTGGTTTGTTCCAGTTGCTTTTCAAAAGGCAATCGTTTGGAGTTTGCTATTCGAAGTTTTAGGACTTGGATGCGGAAGTGGTCCTCTAACAGGAAGATATTTCCCTCCTGTAGGCGGGTTCTTATATTTCTTAAGACCTAAGACCACCAAAATGCCTTTGTTCGAAGGAGCTCCAATCATTGGGGGAAGGACAAGAGGAATTCTGGAAATCGTAGCTTACGCTTCTGTTTTAGTTTATTCCGTTTTATGTTTGATCCACCCTGCTCCCGGCTTTGAACAATTTTTACCGATCATCATCAGCTTGGTTATTGCTGGTATATTAGATAAAACTGTTTTTCTTGCAGCAAGAGCGGAACACTACTGGGTAACAATAGTAGTATTTGCATTCGCACAAAACTGGATCGCAGGTGCGATGATCGTTCAGCTTTCTATCTGGTTATTTGCAGGATTTTCCAAACTCAACTCTCACTTTCCGAGTGTAGTTTGCGTGATGGCAAGTAATAGCCCATTCACACCTTTTGCCTGGTTCAGAAAGGCAATGTATAAAAATTATCCGGAAGATCTTCGTCCTTCTTCTACCGCCATAGCAAAAGCGAATATGGGGATCGTTTTGGAAATGGGAACTCCAATCGTTCTATTTACTGCGATCATGACCGGTTCTCAAACGGTTCTATACTTAGGGCTTGGAATGATGGTATTCCTACATAGTTATATCACGAGTAACTTCCCAATGGGAGTTCCGATAGAATGGAACTTCTTAGTAGTTTACTCAGGTTTCTTCTTGTTCGGAGCAAATCCAACTATCACTCCTTTCCAATTAGAATCAGCACCTGTTGCGGCATTCTTATTCGTATTCTCTTTAGCGCTTCCGATCATCGGGAATATCAGACCGGATTGGGTATCCTTCTTACTTGCAATGAGATATTATGCAGGGAACTGGGCGGTAAGTGTATGGATGTTCAAAGAAGATAGTTATAAAAAATTAGAGAAACTTACCAAAACTTCCGGATGGTTGTACGACCAATTGGATATGTTCTACGAAAGAAAAGTATCCGTAGGTTTAGTGAGTAAGGTAATGGCATTCCGACTCATGCACTTACACGGAAAAGCCTTCCAAAAAATAGTACCAAAAGCGGTTAAGAACTTTGAAAAGTATGAATGGGTAGAAGGTGAACTGGTAGCAGGAATGGTCGTTGGATGGAACTTCGGAGAAGGTCACCTTCACAGCGAACAACTTCTTAGATCCGTTCAAGCCCAATGTGGATTCAAGGATGAAGAATTACGCTGTATCTTTATAGAAGGTCAACCATTAGGAAAATCTACTATTAACTATAGGATCCATGACGCTGAAAAAGGATTAATAGAAGACGGAAAGATAGAAGTTGCCGATCTAAAGGAACTCCAACCTTGGCCGACTAAATAATGGATTTCAGCTCCGAAGAATATGATATTTGTATCATAGGATCCGGCCCGAACGGATTAGCTGCGGCCTCCGTTCTGGCAGGTTCCGGACTTTCAGTCT is part of the Leptospira andrefontaineae genome and encodes:
- a CDS encoding cytidylyltransferase — encoded protein: MNMIQTWKIQRDYYYGKLFQEEGIDAVLKAGFFEDLNLDNVDIGATTSILCTPYAFLEKPKTDNHCVLLLTGALCPIHDGHLEMMIIAKESLEKEGYEVLGGYISPDHDDYVGPKTNSFLNIYERNRIVTEKIEDYPWIGLDPWNGVFNQTSINFTDVVFRLKKYLERNAKLKTKIFFLCGGDNFRFAEAFKYSEDGCVVVTRNGYEVDVKNQESVYLAQGENGSSSSEIRKFYKKKDFYDKNLKVRDDGYPIPEFLSKFFKIVEVVSLEKQREKLKLMSTENMISLDPMVPLNYNLSVSRIFDLHGHRKLGYKMEMFNEDSKLKDLSGRSDILLYDDDIYTGKTMSEAKSYLKAKLNISIDSFFSFNISPENYDLLDARDLYAFSKEDHCGLLIDFGDFQQRVPYAFPYVDPSIRSSVKDPFQFSIAVWRENQKFFSADQNLCLGHFPFYQRLYSKIGFRLETPIQEIFQWHIELLTKIQK
- a CDS encoding 2OG-Fe(II) oxygenase: MNFLDSETCHSLRELFFDSMILAPVSVNGLMNRNYGIGSQRATGWSLQLANMLSELIVPHLSEKFCSEKTSTDWWQENPKKNPIWIPVQVSPLFRFMKYESGGEHYAHYDAGFIYEDGIHRTLKSFVIYLTTNESGATRFIRDNLENINVWERDHSDWDRRVLEEEVLSSFLPQEGSILIFDHRICHDVDVYLGEKDHPRIIIRGDIIYRAKSL
- the nadE gene encoding NAD(+) synthase translates to MKNDILMTDLNSPSLSFISDMVRTLKTELELRSFLDVNRGFDLKIHLQRKIQRINEFFKIENLDSCVIGLSGGVDSSVVLGLLSLASQESNSPIKKILGMALPIFSVGATGQKEALRKFELLKSTFSSQNNKIEFFQKDLTQVQESYLRLEEGKYSPWSAGQLLSIIRVPYLYFHAALLQEQNYRSIVVGTTNRDEGAYLGFYGKASDGMVDLQPIADLHKNEVYTIANSIKIPEEIIQAEPTGDIFDGRTDQEMIGANYEDIRFFILLKDFNLDFQKVIHLLSAKTIQSFENIESIHQKNLHKYKVGLPSRFIDVMRRIVDGGWS
- a CDS encoding NUDIX hydrolase: MKNNTMYSYKFARPSLTVDCVVFGVNEDKLQILIIQRGIDPFRGHWALPGGFVRIEETIDEAAIRELKEETGLKNIFLEQLYTFGQIDRDPRERVVSIAYYSLVNLHNHFVQASTDADRAVWYNVRELPKLAFDHDKIVEVALARLKGKLRYQPIGFELLPSKFTLTQLQRLYEIILEKDLDKRNFRKRILQFDILDPTKEFEENVAHRAAQLYQFNKSKYKKMIKQGISFDL
- a CDS encoding SDR family oxidoreductase — its product is MKIIITGSLGHISKPLVEELIRKGHSVTVISSNPERTKEIETIGAIPSIGKMEDSEFLSQTFQGADIVYAMEAIGYESFFDHNLDIMETIRRIANSYKIAIEQSGIRRVIHLSSIGAHTNSDSGILAFHHEAENILRKLPSDVSIKFMRPVGFYYNMFAFIQTIKSRGSIISNYGGDEIEPWVSPSDIAKVIAEEIEKPFEGRSIRYIASDEISPNEIAKILGEAIGKPDLKWTIISDEESLNGMIAAGMNPKTAKGFMEMNASRRGGVLYEDYFRNQPILERTKLKDFAKDFATAYERMK
- a CDS encoding helix-turn-helix domain-containing protein; this translates as MKEIQKPYRIKTISEFHQLRGLPKPEHPLISVVDYGSIIHSPDFNLTSWTLDFYSISLKRNSAVKMKYGQQEYDFDDGILFFMAPGQVFRIEIGLDRKPEHSGWILLIHPDFIWNSVLAKNIRKYEYFDYSVNEALFLSEKEEVVLNDIVGNIRQEYHSNIDKFSQDIIISHITTLLNYAERFYHRQFITRKITNHKILDRLEGILVEYFREGDLREKGLPSVQYVADLLNVSPKYLSGLLNVLTGQSTQQHIHNKLIEQAKERLSTTDLPITAIAYELGFEHSQSFSKLFKSKTKLTPVEFRRSFN
- a CDS encoding ATP-binding cassette domain-containing protein — encoded protein: MQSSIVANDVSFEFSDGRILFQNLNFSLGPERTALVGPNGIGKTYLARLISGEIETSKGKISRNSPVSYLPQREKPERITVEEFLQNYSWSLHGEKLLTGIDRNRFCDQLSGGQWMRVRLAERLEDQFLILDEPTNDLDQGAKNVLIRFLKEYEYGFLLISHDRECLKLCETILELSNLGLNKYGGGWSSYEETKEKERKNSLAALEKARRERDIAQAERIEQIERQEKRNRKGAKSAAKGGTPKILLGARKSNAQSTSGKVNSSSLEKANDKIREVYDKMDRIKIDPVMYANLSGKEIPSQKLVAEANDFNIRFQDWIYKENLNFSWKGNIRIAIKGANGSGKSTLLQALLGSNIKTRGSITLGKLNTLYIDQRCNQLDDSKSIFENVRDVSILDESEIRNGLAKFLFFKDTVFQKVHTLSGGERLRAALARGLLSTEKVELLLLDEPTNNLDLGNIRFLEGLILEFKAAIIVASHDELFLENCGIQEEFTIKHILNVTN
- a CDS encoding DUF3556 domain-containing protein, which translates into the protein MFLPKAPPYDALAWAKMSFADRARLSCQAWAVQGYGSPLGAYIVYVLKIALYIAGWIYFCSFSPGLGTWGTISWWFVPVAFQKAIVWSLLFEVLGLGCGSGPLTGRYFPPVGGFLYFLRPKTTKMPLFEGAPIIGGRTRGILEIVAYASVLVYSVLCLIHPAPGFEQFLPIIISLVIAGILDKTVFLAARAEHYWVTIVVFAFAQNWIAGAMIVQLSIWLFAGFSKLNSHFPSVVCVMASNSPFTPFAWFRKAMYKNYPEDLRPSSTAIAKANMGIVLEMGTPIVLFTAIMTGSQTVLYLGLGMMVFLHSYITSNFPMGVPIEWNFLVVYSGFFLFGANPTITPFQLESAPVAAFLFVFSLALPIIGNIRPDWVSFLLAMRYYAGNWAVSVWMFKEDSYKKLEKLTKTSGWLYDQLDMFYERKVSVGLVSKVMAFRLMHLHGKAFQKIVPKAVKNFEKYEWVEGELVAGMVVGWNFGEGHLHSEQLLRSVQAQCGFKDEELRCIFIEGQPLGKSTINYRIHDAEKGLIEDGKIEVADLKELQPWPTK